The following nucleotide sequence is from Populus nigra chromosome 15, ddPopNigr1.1, whole genome shotgun sequence.
AAACTGGAGGTAGCAGATTGACAGAGTGGAAGTTTTGGCGGAaaggttaattaaaaaatttgggAGAATTCTTACGATGAGAATACCTGTCACAACCGTTCGGATCCGATTCAGTATCAGTAActgtttctttttgtattttaaaatattttaaaaaaaattaaatttttttatttttttctttactttaaattaatattttataattttttagaaaatatattttttaataaataaacattttagaaaataaacatttttaatatattttcaaacaccctctaaaatttatgttaaaagcTTATTAAGTTAGATATGTTGGTTAAACTAttgttttttcatccttttcaaattatttttattattattttttaattattttaatatgtttatattaaaaataaattttaaaaataaaaaaatatattttaatttatctatatgtaaaaaataatttaaaaaatatcatctatcaaattctctcaaatataCACTTAAGTTATATATGATCatgtatttgaatatatttaaaaacaatattattttagataaaaaaaattaaaataaataaaataacattgaaaaaaaattaaaatattattaaaatttactaCGTTAACTAGTCACTTCAATTTAATGGagtaattttttctaaattaattaaaagtaaatcTAATCAAGATTGTACTCCAAGTCAACGGATTACAaaggtaatgaaaaaaaattattgctaaGGACCTGTACTTCCTAATTTACTACTCTAAGGCGgttcatttgtttttgcattgaagactaaaaaaacttaagtttatctgttttaaattatttttttatattttaaaattgatttgatataataaaaaattaaaaaatcatattttaaaagataattgtgGCTGTTTGGAATTATAGTGGCGGGTAAAGTTCACCTACAgccacatatatttttatttggttaagcaaaaaacaaaattttattttggtacgACCCACCATAAACTGTGGTTGTGTCGCATGTTTATCAAAAGTACAAAAAAGCAGCTCTTTGTTGTTTCTTGCGCGGAGGAATCACACTGAACAGTGTAGTCATGCTCCACTGTTCCAGTCGGACCGGGTTCGGTCCAAagttaaagatgcattgaaccgggtccgacccagtaaaataaaaaaattattttttattttttattgtgttttattcgaaaaactagtattaaacattattcaatgacactacataaattaaacgtaaatcgcttgatgacgtagcatttgcaaaatttgatcgcaatcccaattttattcctgattatattttacttgatgttgttgcactcttaagaaaccaagaaaactgtagtctttgtcggatgtatttcgatggaattgtaaatagtttaatggaacaataaaaaaatattttatataaagtattatttatttcatgatgtaatagcaatacttaaatctacaatatttaaattaaaaactatcaatattaatatatattttttaaaattattttataaccttaattttaaccacagttttaattaaacatacataaataccaaattaaattcaactaaaaataatttttataaaataatttttttcaaaaactaccgcaataccaaaatAAAGTGTTAATCAAGGTGAAAGATATATCATTAGtaattcttcaattttaatattcGTTTTGATACAAAAGTACATGCAGAAGCAGCTGGGAATGTGGTGTCTGCaagtttaatgtatttatttgaCTTTCATTTATTAACTAATTAACAAAATAGCAGATCACATTCATGTATTTATTAATGATGCATTGCTGGCCTGTGATCATTCATAGCACACGTCCCAGAGGAGGGGAGGGACACCCAACAAACATTGTTGCACTTTTATTGAGACGGGTATCGATCACTGTTTGTGTTTCCTACAACGGGCATTGAACAAGTTACTAGTCCATTGGCATGAGGTACGCCGcaggttattgaaaaaaaaaaaagatattgcttTGTGTAGAATTCGAAGACTAGAGTTCGTATGAGAAATAGGtctcagtgtttttttttttttttttgactaaataacttattttcaacagatttttttagtttaaatatctAGAAAACACTCAAATCACctttaaaaacataacaatgatgtcaaaaaattcaaaaaacagctcaaaacatcaaaatcaacccTAACCTGAAAATATTCTTGTGGTTAGATTTATCTCCTCAAGCAAGTTGTAGGGAAAAAATACCTAGGTAAaacttttcttataaaaaaaacttattgttaCTGATATCAACTATTTTGGTGTTCTGAATCGTTGTCAATGACAAGTTTATCTTTATACACTGAAATTCAACgaacctctttcttttttcataaaaaaaagaattgagaaataaaaaaaataaagtttggaatcaaaattaaatttctaacaACTAAAGAGACTAATCATctattaactaaaaaagataaagaacttaaatgaattttttaaatgagatttAAAATCGCCACTATTTCCCCCAACATTTTCACTGTAGTCTTTTATATTTCAATCTAACTCattcttcaaaacaagaaaGGTAATTGAATGCTAATTTGGGTATAAAAGGGTTCAATGAGATGCGGGCAACATGAGATAatgaatttatgaaaaataaatatctttgagtgtataaaataattttgtttattataacATTAACTccgaaataaaattttgaaaggaGTCGATACCAGAACTTTTCATATCGATTAAATATTCGAGATGACTCTCGAAATGACATCTTTCGCACAACTTTATTTCCGAGCCAACCATAATTATTCTTGAGATTCGATCACAGACGAAACAGATTTTAAAAAGACGTTAAAATGTGGAACCTTAGATGCTCGAGAAAGTAATAGTTTTGATCATTTGATTCCCCTCATTTTGAAACAATCTCTTACTCGAGAGAGAATATATATAAGCTGAGAAATTccgaaaaaatttaaattgtaagaGAGTAATTAGTAGTAATTCATtagttattttatgaatttatctctaagaaaaaaacaaataaaaaaagataaattatatgtaaaaatatttttattattttgatgggtcataaatctaattttttctttttttttcatttgtttttttaagtaattttttgaaatttctcaaGTTATATTCTCaagtaaaaaactattttgaaataaaacgAATCACGTGATGAACGTGATGAAGAGGGTATTCGGGAGTGCGATAACAGTTGCAGctcaaagtatttttaaattagaaatatattaaaataatattgttttatttttaaaaaattatttttaatatcaacacatcaaaacgattttaaaacataaaaataataattttaaacaaaaacaaatttaaatttaaaaaaaaacacggttTCAACTGCTTTTCCAAACACACCCAAAAACTATTGTTTTCTCTAGCATTTAAGGTTCCACATTTTAACATCTTTCTAAAATATGTTTTGGTATGAGATCAAATTTCATAGGAATAATTGCTGTTTTTGTATTATTGGGTCATAGCAACACCCATGACTCATCTGGCCCTAACGAAGTTCCAAGCAGGTCATCATGCCAGGCAAGGCTTCCGAGCTTCGATCAATCTTCCAAGTGGGTACGCTGTCCAAGCCAACATCATTGGGGGTCCGATGACAGCAAACGTACACCAAGGCTTCGGCTTTGGACATGAGAAAATAGctgcaaataaaaaacacttcgcAATTATTAAATCCCCAATTCTTCCCATCAAATCCACATATCAACCGGATTCCATACAAACTAGCTTGATTCCCCGTGCCATATAGAGCATATTGTttcttgacataaaaaaaacgaTCAtggttacaaaaaaaataattaaagttgatacatgtatttaataaaataaaacaaaaattatttgtgttgataaataataataataaatttattaattctaaCCAAAGTTAGAGTGGAAAGCTGAGATACAAGTgctattcttaaaaataaaatagattgaatatttattttagtttgaaatttgatttttgaaattttaattggtttaaattaataaaattaaattttattttgtaaatcgaGTATTAATTTAACGTtagaatttattattaatatcgcGAGAGATACTTGTAAAACcaactataataaaatattaaataaagagaagaagggtgttaaaaaaatgaggatgcaaataaaaaaaagatttatataaataatattttattttataaataaaagccTCTTAATTCTGCTGGAAATCACAGGTAATCCATCATTTTCTGAAGAAGTATGTTTCGAAGAAAACAAGGAAGAAAAGCCATCGCCCATTGATGAACACGATAAAAATTGAAATCTCTTACCTCACATAAAAGATAGATGAAGTTTCCTCCACCAGACATCAACCATGTCACAGCCATTCACACGGAATTCGTGGCTCCACCGTAATCACCACCAGGCACCGGTGACCAgacaaatacatataaaataatagtcTTGAGATTGGAGATGATATATGGATGGACAAAATCTAGCACATGAAGGTTACAAATATGATGACCATGCATGTGACATTCTGTATGCTTTCACCATTAAATAATAGATGCCGACATCTcggccttttttctttttgttgctatAACTGctttatgcatgcatgcatgcatgtatttatgtatatatatgtgtatgtatgtatgtatttacAGTGTTTAAATAACATCTTGGTACTGATagggaattatttttttaattagcttgGAACTATTCGAAGACATGAGGAGCCTCATTGTGGCAGAACTTGTATGTATTCACAATCCATTAATGGTGACATCTCGgagtttcatttcttttataatgAAATAGGCCTAGCAcactacttttttattttatatatatatatatatatatggagtaaataactatttaaaaaataattattcattcCTATTGGTTTTTATCgggtttaaattaaattattatttttaatatttaacatattaaattaggAATCATcgatttaaaatctaattaaatgagGTTGATGaaatacctatttttttttataaaaaaaaataactttaaatcgATAAGCATTGTACCAGTTGGATACGAATGGGTCACACGAATCGGGAAGAGCTAGCTCGGAATAATCCTACAAAGAGTACACACGATAAAGGCGTTCAATCAGCATCGACGACAGAGACCTCTGCACAGGCACTTCAATCAACGACGGCCGGTCCGGTCCGACAGCAAATTATCGGTTTCACGTGAGTTAAAACGGGTATAGTATAAGGGCTTCAATTATTGGAAATACCGGACAAAATACCACGGGACACAGACACCCCAAAAAAAGGATTCATGATCACAACCTGGATTCCATTCAGAAAATAACATTGTCTCGATGTACTGCCACTTGCCGAAGTTCATTTGGATTCTTGGTCTCCTTTCTACGTGGTTGGTGAGGTGATAGTTTTGtggttataattaaaaaaataatagattgaaaattattttgtattgtggtttttaaaaaataaattttagaagacACGTGTTAGGTTTTAGGTTAAAATTGttgtaaattgaatttttatatacaaaataaatgaaaaataaattttcataaatgaaaaatagattattttattgaaacatAATTACACATGAAGCttagtataaaaaacaaaagtatttttaactatCTAATAGGTGACCAAGTGATAAAGATTAAGAGGTTTGTTTTCCCTATTatttcaggttcgagccctatggttgctaatatgatagcAACTGaaaacttacatgatcgttaatatCAGAGCCTGTGAGATTAGTTAAAGTACACACAAGCTGGTttgaatattcatattaataaaaaaaaaatgttttcctttgtaatagcaaaaaaacaaaagctactGAACACCATTTTTGGTTTCTATATATGTTTAGACTTCAATGCACTAATACTGATTAAATTATTGGGTTTGTGTATTGTAAACttgttgattaaattaattttcacagGAACTTTGTAAGGCTTTTGAACTGCAAATGCGAGAGGTTGAGAATATATAATATGAAGTTGAGTCTCTCCATAATACTTTGGAATGTGATTCCACATTAAATAGAACAtatgaaattcaaataaatacttattactatatataaatctttatataaaaaaccaagGCTAAATGAGGCATCTATTGAGGAAAAGAAAACCAGtcactgtatatatatatatatatatatatatatatatatatatatatatttgaatgtgACCTATACAGAAGAATTATAAAATGAGAAACCATATACATACATACGTACAAGGATAATTAGAAGATAAATAGAGATCCAAATCTCTTTTTAGGGATACTGGAAAAGGAAGATTTGACCCAGAATGGGGCTTGTTGTTTGTTCTTGTAAAAAACGCTTACCAAAGAGTGATTGCGCTGATAATATCTTAGCGCTAGCTAGAGCAAAAGCATGCTTCTTCTTTACCATATGCAAACAAAAATGTAAACTGTGCAATATCAACCCTTTGTGCCATCTTCCACTCAATCAATCTCACAATTCCCACCTCACAATTCTCCTTTTAAAGAGGCACTCCTCCCCTAAAATCTCACAATTCCTACTTGGTTCAGTAGCAGTACTCTAGCTAGCTGTAGCCATGGCTTCCGAGAAACTCACTGCCACCATTTTGATCAtatccctccttttcttctcaACATTCTCCAGTGCTTGCGGTCCTTGCCAACCTAAGAACCCGCCTTCTCCCCCAACAGAACCAACTTGTCCCAGAGACACATTGAAGTTAGGAGCTTGTGCTGACATCCTTGGACTTGTTAATGTTGTTGTTGGAAGCCCACCTTATAGCAAGTGCTGTCCTCTGCTTGAAGGCTTGGCTGACTTGGAAGTTGCCTTGTGTCTTTGCACTGCTATTAAAGCTAGTGTGCTTGGAATTAACTTGAATGTGCCGGTTGCTCTAAGCGTACTTGTTAGTGCATGTGGCAAATCTATCCCTCCTGGCTTCAAATgtgaatgaaaaatataatttctggCCCATATTGCGTTTGTTTTGTGTAACTTGTCGGTGTATTTGCAAAACGTGATCTTGTTGTTGGGTTTCTAATGCTTTCTTCTTACAGTTAATGTCTTAGAGGAAGGGCAATGTTACATTCTGTGTGATGTGTTCCAATAACCAGGCAAGTTTGTTTGCCTAGGTCTAGtgtattttttcatgtttattgtAACCCCAatttcttttgtaatactttACATTACTTGATCAATTGGGTTTGGACGTGTATTAGACATCTTGTTCTTAATTATTGCTTCTCGTTATTGTAATTTCTTCATTATAAACGAGACGCCTGATGAACCAATTCATAGGCAGAGGGGAAAGGAAGAGAGTAAATATATAAATGCAACTGGACTACAAGCTCAATAACCCATTTGGCATCTTGTTGATCATGCCCTCAGGAATTTGCGATAAGCTTCCTGTTGTTCAGGCAGGAATATGACTATAACAAAATCCATGATATATGTTGAAGATTATCATTGGAAAAGTAAACTAGTGGCAGCACAAATTTAATTGGCACGGTAGAAACacaaatgaatgattattgCAATATCATGAGATGGTGAAACTTGACAGATTCACTCAAGAGCTGCCTGCAAATTAACGCAATATGTGGTTAGTAAAGCTCAAAAGCACAGTAGAAACACGAATGAATGATTATTGCAATATCATGGGATGGTGAAACTTGACAGATTCACTCAAGAGCTGCCTGCAAATTCAGGAACacaaatgaatgattattgCAATATCATGGGATGGTGAAACTTGACAGATTCACTCAAGAGCTGCCTGCAAATTAAGGCAATATGTGGTTAGTAAAgctcaaaagataaaaaaagaatcttcCTGCTAACTTTATGCATCTGGTGTACCCTCTCAATCGGAGACCACtagttatataatataaaagtaGTCAAAGAATAAACTGTACCAATAATTTAAGTCACTGGACCAATAATTTAATTCACTATATAAAGTTTAAGAgatgattaatattattaattaatatattttgtaaagtAAAAAGTTTTGAGGCTATAAACTTGAATagttatacttaatttttattaaataaatcataatagtaaaatttaaatactGATTAGTTATCAAGATTATGATATCATGCAAATCAactcaattcaataatttaaatttttagatgagATCTTGTCAAAGAACAATttcaactcaataatttaagttattaggtgagatctcatgatattatttatattattatctaacacaTCCCTTCAAGTGAAAGTCTTTTAGACTTAAAACTTACACGGATCCAcgttaccttgtgcttaatttttatcgaataaatagaaatggtgagattcaaacttgagatcacttggtcatcaagactctgataccatgtcaaagaaccaattcaacccaaaagcttaagttaTTATGTGAGGTGTTAggaggatataatttatataattcctTAACAAatcttaagatataatttatattattttataaaaatatatatattattattgcaTACACATACAGAAAATCATACTACTCTTTACATATATCGTCAACGAAGATCAAAGTATGATATTGATTTGTTAGGAGTTTATGAAGTTGaataaaattcttataaaaggTAATGACAGagacattaaataaataaataacacatacgcaaaccttattttttcttagtatcatgcaattttttaaattatattatgaacatgtatattttagaaatattttattatttctcaacctatttgattattgttaatgatatgtttatatgttaataatgtctttttatataatcaaatttattaaaactattgattctaaaaattaaaaattatttattcaattaaattattttaaaataataagtatCTAAAATCCGATGGATATTAGATAGGTGAtgtcattgttttttcatttgaatataattatggttatactATTATATATCTGAAATTCATAGATACCattatcataaataattaaatagctGTGTATATATTATTGGAGAGCGGGCTATTAAGTTATCAAATATTTTGCGACCTCCAATTAGTTGCCCTCAAGCACAGTTACTCTGATGGTTATTCTTAAGAGCCAGAATACAATAAGCATTGTTTGTACCAGCTCTCATATTCATATTTAAAGATAGATTGTTTCTGGCATAGTTTGGAATCAAGTCCCTCCCGGTGGATTGATTTGAAACCTGGTTAATttagaattgaaattgaaccgagttaaaaaagaaaaaaaaactcggtATGATTCACTTGACCCAGTAAGGATTAGTCAAAAATCTAGTTACAAcctgataatttttgttttttactaaaataatatcattttaattttaaaaaaattaacctagaCAACCCGGTAAAAAACCAAC
It contains:
- the LOC133674846 gene encoding 14 kDa proline-rich protein DC2.15-like — translated: MASEKLTATILIISLLFFSTFSSACGPCQPKNPPSPPTEPTCPRDTLKLGACADILGLVNVVVGSPPYSKCCPLLEGLADLEVALCLCTAIKASVLGINLNVPVALSVLVSACGKSIPPGFKCE